The Pseudomonadota bacterium genome window below encodes:
- a CDS encoding ferritin-like domain-containing protein, translating to MAASHSDIRDLLVIELQDLLSGEKQQAKVLAKLARKASDPELKEAFETHLEETEQQIERLKQAFELLGEKAKARTCKAVKGLGEEAMELMDEDMSPELMDAALICAAQKAEHYEIASYGSVCSYAEALGEDEVADLMNQTLEEEKATDEILNDLALGHINRRAMGQETRNVRNTGRESRRAF from the coding sequence ATGGCGGCCAGTCATTCGGATATCAGGGATCTTCTTGTCATCGAGTTGCAGGATCTGCTGAGCGGGGAAAAGCAGCAGGCCAAAGTTCTGGCCAAACTGGCCAGAAAAGCCAGCGACCCCGAACTGAAAGAGGCCTTTGAGACGCATCTGGAAGAGACAGAACAGCAGATCGAAAGGCTGAAACAGGCTTTTGAGCTGCTGGGGGAAAAGGCGAAAGCCCGCACATGCAAGGCCGTCAAGGGACTGGGCGAGGAAGCCATGGAGCTGATGGACGAGGATATGTCCCCCGAGCTCATGGATGCTGCCCTGATCTGCGCTGCCCAGAAGGCCGAACACTATGAAATTGCCTCATATGGCTCGGTCTGTTCGTATGCCGAGGCACTGGGAGAAGACGAGGTGGCCGACCTGATGAACCAGACCCTGGAAGAGGAAAAGGCCACGGATGAGATCCTCAATGACCTGGCCCTGGGCCATATCAACAGACGGGCCATGGGGCAGGAAACCCGGAACGTCAGGAATACAGGCCGGGAATCCAGACGGGCGTTCTGA
- the hrpB gene encoding ATP-dependent helicase HrpB — protein MDVLPVDFLLPDLCAALSSRNCAVLQAPPGAGKTTRVPLALLDQPWLKGQKIIMLEPRRLAARAAARRMADTLGEPVGRTVGYRVRFDSRVSAGTRIEVVTDGLFLRRLQTDPGLDGVGAILFDEFHERSLDVDLSLALAREMQLLREDLRLVVMSATLDAAPVAALLDNAPVLTSEGRTFPVETRYLPAPVQGRIEEAVARQIRQALEEEQGSILVFLPGQGEIRRVQEMLSGLESPSVIFAPLYGDLSQGEQDRAIAPAPAGVRKVVLATAIAETSLTIEGIRIVIDCGLMRIPQFDPRLGMTRLETVPVSQASADQRRGRAGRLEPGICWRLWTGPQHRLLPRFNSPEIREADLAPLALELACQGIRDPRSLVWLDSPPEASLAVARDLLQQLEALDSTGAVTDHGRRMQGLGLHPRLSHMAVKAAGMGLRDMAADTAAVLAERDVVRSVSRTRPADIHWRLQALAGKDRNLPADLSADRGAVAHARKAADQIRSALKSLPGGKGDLETPEGVLVALAYPDRIALRRGGNTGQFLLANGRGAVLAAEDSLAKEGLLAVASVEGGERESRIYLAAPLARKDLERVFGSLIRAEDTIGWSDRDQAVLSRRQLRLGALVLDDAPLREPDPDRVAAALMEGIRQMGLACLPWDRDSIALRGRMAFLQREEPDTGWPDVSDRFLMETLENWLMPYLAGMSRREHLSRLDMGGILRGMLDWSMGQRLDSHAPSHITVPSGSRVALDYSGDVPVLAVRLQEMFGLAETPRVAGGRMPVLIHLLSPAHRPVQVTRDLAGFWANTYAQVRADLRGRYPRHSWPDDPLQATPTRRIKK, from the coding sequence ATGGATGTATTACCGGTAGACTTCCTGCTGCCGGATCTGTGTGCTGCGCTTTCTTCCCGTAACTGCGCTGTTCTCCAGGCACCGCCGGGAGCAGGAAAAACCACGCGCGTTCCGCTGGCCCTGCTGGACCAGCCCTGGCTGAAGGGACAGAAGATCATCATGCTGGAGCCCCGTCGTCTGGCGGCACGGGCCGCGGCCAGACGCATGGCCGATACGCTGGGCGAGCCTGTGGGCCGCACGGTGGGGTACCGGGTGCGCTTTGACAGCAGGGTCAGTGCAGGCACGCGGATCGAGGTGGTCACCGACGGCCTGTTCCTGCGCCGCCTGCAGACCGATCCGGGGCTGGATGGCGTAGGTGCGATCCTGTTTGACGAATTCCATGAGCGCAGCCTGGACGTGGACCTGTCCCTGGCGCTGGCGCGGGAAATGCAGCTGCTGCGCGAGGACCTGCGCCTTGTGGTCATGTCAGCGACCCTGGATGCGGCGCCTGTGGCAGCGCTTCTGGACAATGCGCCGGTCCTGACCAGCGAGGGGCGTACTTTCCCGGTAGAGACCCGGTATCTGCCGGCGCCTGTCCAGGGCCGGATCGAGGAAGCCGTGGCCCGCCAGATCCGTCAGGCGCTGGAGGAGGAGCAGGGCAGCATCCTGGTATTCCTGCCCGGGCAGGGAGAAATCCGCCGGGTGCAGGAGATGCTGTCAGGGCTGGAAAGTCCCTCTGTCATTTTTGCGCCCCTGTACGGAGATCTATCGCAGGGGGAGCAGGACCGGGCTATTGCGCCCGCGCCCGCCGGGGTGCGCAAGGTAGTCCTGGCCACAGCCATTGCCGAGACCAGCCTGACCATCGAAGGGATCCGTATTGTAATCGACTGCGGCCTGATGCGCATTCCGCAGTTTGACCCGCGCCTTGGCATGACGCGGCTGGAGACGGTGCCGGTGTCGCAGGCCTCTGCCGACCAGCGGCGCGGGCGCGCCGGGCGGCTGGAGCCGGGGATCTGCTGGCGTCTGTGGACCGGGCCGCAGCACCGTCTGCTGCCCCGGTTCAACAGTCCGGAGATCAGGGAGGCTGACCTTGCCCCGCTGGCGCTGGAGCTGGCCTGTCAGGGCATCAGGGATCCACGCTCGCTTGTGTGGCTGGATTCGCCGCCTGAGGCTTCCCTGGCTGTAGCCAGGGATCTGCTGCAGCAGCTGGAGGCGCTGGACAGCACAGGCGCTGTGACCGACCATGGCCGCCGCATGCAGGGGCTGGGTCTTCACCCCCGTCTGTCCCATATGGCCGTAAAAGCTGCTGGCATGGGTCTTCGGGACATGGCAGCGGATACGGCGGCTGTCCTGGCGGAGCGGGACGTGGTGCGCAGCGTCAGCCGCACGCGTCCGGCAGATATCCACTGGCGCCTGCAGGCCCTGGCGGGAAAAGACAGGAACCTTCCGGCGGACCTGTCGGCAGACAGGGGTGCAGTAGCCCACGCGCGCAAGGCTGCGGACCAGATTCGCTCTGCCCTGAAAAGCCTGCCGGGCGGGAAAGGGGATCTGGAAACACCTGAGGGGGTTCTGGTGGCCCTGGCGTATCCCGACCGCATCGCGCTGCGCCGGGGTGGTAACACAGGCCAGTTTCTGCTGGCCAATGGCCGCGGGGCTGTTCTGGCTGCGGAAGATTCCCTGGCGAAGGAAGGCCTTCTGGCCGTGGCTTCGGTGGAGGGAGGGGAAAGAGAGTCCAGGATTTATCTGGCCGCACCGCTGGCCCGGAAGGATCTGGAACGGGTTTTCGGCAGCCTCATCCGCGCAGAAGATACCATCGGCTGGAGTGACAGGGACCAGGCTGTCCTGTCCCGTCGCCAGCTGCGGCTGGGGGCCCTGGTGCTGGATGATGCTCCCCTGCGTGAACCGGATCCGGACAGGGTAGCGGCTGCGCTGATGGAAGGGATCCGGCAGATGGGACTGGCCTGTCTGCCCTGGGACCGGGACAGCATTGCCCTGCGGGGACGGATGGCCTTTCTGCAGCGGGAGGAACCGGACACCGGCTGGCCTGATGTGTCGGACAGGTTCCTTATGGAAACGCTTGAGAACTGGCTGATGCCTTATCTTGCTGGCATGAGCCGGCGGGAGCACCTGTCCCGGCTGGATATGGGGGGTATTCTGCGGGGAATGCTGGACTGGAGCATGGGCCAGCGGCTGGACAGCCATGCGCCATCCCATATTACAGTCCCCAGCGGGTCCCGGGTGGCGCTGGACTATTCTGGTGATGTTCCTGTGCTGGCCGTACGGCTGCAGGAAATGTTTGGCCTGGCGGAGACGCCCCGCGTGGCCGGGGGGCGCATGCCTGTTCTCATCCACCTGCTGTCCCCCGCCCACAGGCCGGTCCAGGTTACGCGTGACCTGGCCGGTTTCTGGGCGAATACCTATGCACAGGTGCGGGCGGACCTGCGGGGACGCTATCCCCGGCATTCCTGGCCGGATGATCCCCTGCAGGCTACGCCTACCCGACGTATAAAGAAATAG
- a CDS encoding peroxiredoxin, which yields MTIKPGDRIPSMTLKRWTDGAMREVTTDELFKGKVVFFGVPGAFTPTCSLKHLPGFVELGKEFQAKGVVRVVCMAVNDPFVLAAWFRQSGVNGAIEMLPDGNAELTEAIGLVMDGRGYGMGTRCQRFAMVVEDSVVKSLAVEKQGAFDVSSAQAVLEHML from the coding sequence ATGACCATCAAGCCGGGCGACCGCATTCCTTCCATGACCCTCAAGCGCTGGACCGACGGCGCCATGCGGGAAGTAACGACGGACGAGCTTTTCAAAGGAAAGGTTGTTTTTTTCGGGGTTCCTGGAGCTTTCACGCCCACCTGTTCACTCAAGCATCTGCCGGGATTTGTCGAGCTGGGCAAGGAATTCCAGGCCAAAGGTGTAGTCCGCGTTGTGTGCATGGCGGTCAATGATCCCTTTGTGCTGGCCGCCTGGTTCCGGCAGTCCGGCGTGAACGGTGCGATCGAGATGCTTCCCGACGGCAATGCCGAACTGACCGAAGCCATAGGGTTGGTCATGGATGGCCGCGGCTATGGCATGGGTACCCGGTGCCAGCGCTTTGCCATGGTGGTTGAGGACAGCGTGGTAAAATCCCTGGCTGTCGAGAAGCAGGGCGCTTTTGACGTCTCAAGCGCGCAGGCTGTTCTGGAACACATGCTTTAA
- the gyrB gene encoding DNA topoisomerase (ATP-hydrolyzing) subunit B, which translates to MSNTSSEAAAPNQYGAESITVLRGLDAVRKRPGMYIGDTDDGSGLHHMVYEVVDNAIDEALAGHCDLVEVILNADGSVTVRDNGRGIPTDIHPEEGVSAAEVVMTQLHAGGKFNQNSYKVSGGLHGVGVSVVNALSETLDLRIWRDGKEHTMRFRHGVAEAPLAVVGNADGRKGTEVTFLPSKQTFTKTEFDAATLEHRLRELAFLNSGVRLVFSDLRGVEPKVTELHYEGGLEAFVAYLDRSKEALHKPAIITKGERDGITVEVAMQWTNSYHESMLCFTNNIPQRDGGTHLAGFRAALTRTINKYVAETPEAKKSKVDIGGDDAREGLTCVLSVKVPDPKFSSQTKDKLVSSEVKPVVEGLVGEALGTWFEEHPNEGKIIVRKIAEAAAAREAARKAREMSRKSPLGIASLPGKLADCQEKDPALSELFIVEGDSAGGSAKQGRSRQNQAILPLKGKILNVERARLEKMLQSAEIGTLVTALGTGVGAGNFDPEKVRYHKIIIMTDADVDGSHIRTLLLTFFFRQMPQLIERGYLYIAQPPLYGLKKGNSGKIGTYMKNDQALEDYLIDQGLGDTVFMDMAGKKPRTNDLNAAVQQARALRPSLETLARKVRSLAVVEQAAIAGVLSADLLQDKTHAAKAADAVAKRMNALGEGGWSGEVDKADDGFVLIHKSRGVTHRYVFDADTIRSMEARRLDGAADDLKKLYNEAGKLVHKGKDLRVVHGPVDLLDGVMETGRQGVNIQRYKGLGEMNPDQLWETTLDPTRRTLLQVKVHEVTEAEQVFSTLMGDIVEPRRDFIQDNALKVGNLDV; encoded by the coding sequence ATGAGCAATACCTCGTCCGAAGCCGCCGCCCCCAACCAGTACGGCGCTGAGTCCATCACCGTTCTGCGCGGGCTGGATGCCGTGCGCAAGCGCCCCGGCATGTACATCGGCGATACGGACGACGGGTCGGGCCTGCACCACATGGTGTACGAGGTGGTGGACAACGCCATTGACGAGGCGTTGGCGGGCCACTGCGACCTGGTCGAGGTGATCCTGAACGCCGACGGCTCGGTCACCGTACGCGACAACGGGCGCGGTATTCCGACGGATATTCACCCCGAGGAAGGCGTCTCGGCAGCCGAGGTGGTCATGACCCAGCTGCACGCGGGCGGCAAATTCAACCAGAATTCCTACAAGGTCTCCGGCGGTCTGCACGGCGTGGGCGTGTCCGTGGTCAACGCCCTGTCCGAAACACTCGACCTGCGCATCTGGCGCGACGGCAAGGAACACACCATGCGTTTCCGCCATGGCGTCGCCGAGGCACCGCTGGCCGTGGTCGGCAACGCCGACGGCCGCAAGGGCACCGAGGTTACTTTCCTCCCCTCCAAGCAGACCTTCACCAAAACTGAATTCGACGCGGCCACGCTGGAGCATCGCCTGCGCGAGCTGGCGTTCCTCAATTCCGGCGTGCGCCTGGTGTTCTCCGACCTGCGTGGCGTGGAGCCCAAGGTCACTGAACTGCACTACGAAGGCGGTCTGGAAGCGTTCGTGGCGTACCTGGATCGCTCCAAGGAGGCGCTGCACAAGCCCGCCATCATCACGAAGGGCGAACGCGACGGCATCACTGTGGAAGTGGCCATGCAGTGGACCAACAGCTATCACGAAAGCATGCTGTGCTTTACCAACAACATCCCGCAGCGCGACGGCGGCACGCACCTGGCGGGCTTCCGCGCGGCGCTGACCCGCACCATCAACAAATACGTGGCGGAAACGCCTGAAGCCAAGAAAAGCAAGGTGGACATTGGCGGTGACGACGCCCGCGAAGGCCTGACCTGTGTTCTGTCGGTGAAAGTGCCTGACCCGAAATTCTCCAGCCAGACCAAGGACAAGCTGGTTTCCAGCGAGGTCAAACCCGTAGTGGAAGGCCTAGTGGGCGAGGCTCTGGGCACCTGGTTTGAAGAGCACCCCAACGAAGGCAAGATCATCGTCCGCAAGATTGCCGAGGCCGCCGCCGCGCGCGAAGCCGCCCGCAAGGCGCGCGAAATGAGCCGCAAGAGCCCGCTCGGGATCGCCTCCCTCCCCGGCAAGCTGGCCGACTGTCAGGAAAAAGACCCGGCGCTGTCCGAACTGTTCATCGTCGAGGGTGACTCCGCCGGCGGCTCGGCCAAGCAGGGCCGTTCGCGCCAGAACCAGGCCATCCTGCCCCTCAAGGGAAAAATCCTGAACGTGGAACGTGCGCGTCTGGAAAAGATGCTGCAGTCCGCCGAGATCGGCACGCTGGTTACCGCCCTGGGCACGGGCGTGGGTGCGGGCAATTTCGACCCGGAAAAAGTGCGCTATCACAAGATCATCATCATGACCGACGCTGACGTGGACGGCAGCCACATCCGCACACTGCTGCTCACCTTCTTCTTCCGCCAGATGCCGCAGCTGATCGAACGCGGGTACCTGTACATCGCCCAGCCGCCCCTGTACGGCCTGAAAAAGGGCAACAGCGGCAAGATCGGCACGTACATGAAGAACGACCAGGCGCTGGAAGATTACCTGATCGACCAGGGCCTGGGCGACACGGTGTTTATGGACATGGCCGGCAAAAAGCCGCGCACGAATGATCTGAACGCGGCGGTGCAGCAGGCGCGGGCCCTGCGACCATCGCTGGAGACTCTGGCGCGCAAGGTGCGCAGCCTGGCTGTGGTGGAACAGGCCGCGATCGCAGGCGTTCTCTCCGCTGATCTGCTGCAGGATAAAACCCATGCAGCGAAGGCGGCCGACGCAGTGGCCAAACGCATGAACGCACTGGGTGAAGGCGGCTGGAGCGGCGAAGTGGACAAGGCCGACGACGGCTTTGTATTGATCCACAAGTCGCGCGGCGTGACGCACCGGTATGTCTTCGACGCCGACACGATCCGCAGCATGGAAGCCCGCCGCCTGGACGGCGCCGCGGACGACCTGAAGAAACTGTATAACGAAGCCGGCAAGCTGGTGCACAAAGGCAAGGACCTGCGCGTGGTTCACGGCCCTGTGGACCTGCTGGACGGAGTCATGGAAACCGGCCGCCAGGGTGTGAACATCCAGCGCTACAAAGGCCTGGGCGAAATGAACCCCGACCAGCTGTGGGAAACCACGCTGGATCCAACTCGCCGCACGTTGCTGCAGGTGAAAGTCCACGAAGTGACCGAGGCTGAACAGGTCTTCTCTACCCTCATGGGCGACATCGTCGAACCCAGACGCGACTTCATCCAGGACAACGCCCTGAAGGTCGGGAATCTGGATGTGTAA
- a CDS encoding Type 1 glutamine amidotransferase-like domain-containing protein, whose amino-acid sequence MNLLLLSSWRYFSPDLHRIFDRPLKDLDVVRIPTAAFGHNTQEWLEPEKAWLQGHMKSFADFDLRGKMVDEVRQALAEADIIYVTGGNTYFLLEHVQKSGFAKVLKECLNRGAWYMSASAGSILACPDIDHIRPMNDPSCARLDDTKGLGLVPFLIMPHTDQPAFATLTQKIAREQHQTILGLRDDQVLCIRDGYVEVLQQRQS is encoded by the coding sequence ATGAACCTTCTTCTCCTCTCCAGCTGGCGGTATTTTTCGCCTGATCTGCACCGCATATTCGATCGGCCACTGAAAGACCTGGACGTCGTGCGCATTCCCACCGCGGCGTTCGGGCACAACACCCAGGAGTGGCTGGAGCCGGAAAAGGCCTGGCTGCAGGGTCATATGAAAAGCTTCGCCGACTTTGACCTGCGCGGCAAAATGGTCGACGAGGTCCGGCAGGCGCTGGCCGAGGCTGATATCATCTATGTCACCGGCGGAAATACGTACTTTCTTCTGGAGCATGTGCAAAAGAGCGGCTTTGCGAAAGTTCTGAAAGAATGCCTGAACCGGGGCGCGTGGTACATGAGCGCCAGTGCGGGCAGTATCCTCGCCTGCCCGGACATTGACCACATCCGTCCCATGAACGACCCATCCTGCGCCCGGCTGGACGATACCAAAGGCCTTGGCCTTGTACCCTTTCTGATCATGCCCCACACCGACCAGCCCGCTTTCGCCACACTGACCCAGAAAATCGCCAGAGAACAGCATCAGACCATCCTCGGTCTGCGCGACGACCAGGTTTTGTGTATAAGAGATGGGTATGTGGAGGTTTTACAGCAGCGCCAGTCCTGA
- a CDS encoding phosphoglycerate transporter: MLPPLLHAIQAKTERINKRPFIIAVSGFAGSGKSTLAGRVAETLRDTEIIPLDHFITHRLVHRDEDWSGFDRERFRREVLIPAREGKSITYGVYSWPDDAITSHRTVPPSLFLIVEGCSLFHPDLLPYYDFIVWIDMPLEESARRGAARDKALGADHDKNWQDIWMPNDRDFFQKYSPQTAADFVYEDV, translated from the coding sequence TTGCTGCCTCCCCTCCTCCACGCCATCCAGGCCAAAACTGAAAGAATCAACAAAAGGCCGTTCATCATTGCCGTTTCCGGGTTTGCAGGATCGGGGAAGTCGACGCTGGCGGGGCGAGTGGCAGAGACGCTCCGCGATACAGAAATAATCCCTCTCGATCACTTCATCACGCACCGGCTGGTGCACCGGGACGAGGACTGGAGTGGCTTTGACCGGGAACGTTTCCGGCGCGAAGTGCTGATCCCTGCGCGGGAAGGAAAATCCATCACGTACGGCGTCTACAGCTGGCCGGACGATGCCATCACCAGCCACAGGACCGTGCCGCCTTCGCTTTTCCTGATCGTCGAGGGATGCAGCCTGTTTCATCCCGACCTGCTGCCGTACTATGATTTCATCGTCTGGATCGACATGCCGCTGGAGGAATCTGCCCGCCGCGGCGCTGCCCGCGACAAGGCCCTGGGCGCCGACCATGACAAAAACTGGCAGGATATCTGGATGCCCAACGACCGCGACTTCTTCCAGAAATACTCCCCCCAGACAGCAGCGGATTTTGTGTATGAAGATGTTTAG
- a CDS encoding MBL fold metallo-hydrolase — protein sequence MQTKVAEIADGIYRLSTLVPDIAPPAGFVFNQFLVLGDEPLMFHAGLRKMFPLIREAVNRIVPVEKLRWITFGHFEADECGGLNDWLAVAPQAKAAHGATGCLVSLNDVADRTPRELANGEVIDLGRGKKVRYIDTPHTPHGWDAGLLFEESTKTLLCGDLFTQLGDGPALVESDIVGPAIMGEDLFRYSSLNPNMGTTIRGLADLAPRTLGLMHGPSFAGDGAAALRALADDYDRRTTDRTPVADETRVAT from the coding sequence ATGCAGACCAAAGTTGCCGAAATCGCCGATGGAATCTATCGTCTCTCCACCCTCGTGCCGGACATCGCCCCGCCCGCCGGTTTTGTGTTCAACCAGTTCCTGGTTCTGGGGGACGAGCCGCTCATGTTCCACGCGGGTCTGCGCAAGATGTTTCCGCTGATCCGCGAGGCCGTCAATCGTATCGTGCCGGTGGAGAAACTGCGCTGGATCACCTTTGGCCATTTCGAGGCGGACGAGTGCGGCGGCCTGAACGACTGGCTCGCGGTTGCACCCCAGGCGAAGGCGGCTCACGGGGCCACCGGGTGCCTGGTGTCGCTCAACGACGTGGCGGACCGCACCCCGCGCGAGCTGGCCAACGGCGAGGTCATCGACCTGGGCCGGGGCAAAAAGGTGCGCTATATCGACACGCCGCACACGCCCCACGGCTGGGACGCCGGCCTGCTGTTTGAGGAATCCACGAAGACCCTGCTGTGCGGCGACCTGTTCACCCAGCTGGGCGACGGGCCGGCCCTGGTGGAAAGCGACATTGTGGGGCCAGCGATCATGGGCGAGGATCTGTTCAGATATTCGTCCCTGAACCCGAATATGGGAACCACAATCCGCGGCCTGGCGGACCTTGCGCCGCGCACCCTGGGACTGATGCACGGCCCGTCGTTCGCGGGCGACGGCGCCGCAGCCCTGCGGGCCCTGGCGGATGATTACGACCGGCGCACCACAGACCGCACTCCAGTCGCCGACGAAACCCGGGTTGCGACGTAA
- a CDS encoding class I SAM-dependent methyltransferase: protein MSESQNEALPAWGGYGHETSTAYMDAHERLLYALIQLAVQQGKTVRALDLACDRGTTSQRLAEAGAHVVAVDLNLETKARLENSERIEFIQSDIRDLPETVCRQKFDFILFQRALDCIPSPDGIRVLKSIQDMLKPHGKLFMTVSSPEADYAAGYEGRNVPLEKRFHELAPEFQREHHFFQKICMYGKEELLHILRRQDWRVDVAFMSASGSNKIVARKPPWWQTRQIRTMAAAASLVALSWPVSGIISRSQAPQSPENLPETSSQVDIEDLIENSETFAMTRRNKTGKEIVVLASAPYLHDPDAILNLKETLPSRWRMKETAIEFSGQNYTVYYVPRYRPHYVSSYTHGLSPKP, encoded by the coding sequence ATGAGTGAATCGCAAAATGAAGCGCTTCCCGCCTGGGGCGGATATGGCCATGAAACATCAACGGCTTATATGGATGCGCATGAGAGGCTGCTTTACGCCCTGATTCAACTGGCCGTCCAGCAGGGAAAGACTGTCCGGGCTCTTGATCTTGCCTGTGACCGGGGGACCACATCACAACGCCTGGCCGAAGCTGGCGCCCATGTGGTGGCTGTTGATCTCAACCTGGAAACAAAAGCGCGCCTGGAAAATTCAGAACGTATCGAGTTCATACAGTCGGATATCCGCGATCTGCCTGAAACTGTATGCAGGCAGAAATTTGACTTCATCCTTTTCCAGCGCGCCCTGGACTGTATTCCTTCCCCGGACGGCATCCGCGTCCTGAAATCAATACAGGACATGCTGAAGCCCCATGGAAAGCTGTTCATGACGGTGAGCAGTCCTGAAGCAGACTATGCGGCAGGATATGAAGGAAGGAACGTCCCCCTGGAAAAACGTTTTCATGAACTGGCCCCGGAATTCCAGCGAGAACATCACTTTTTCCAGAAAATCTGCATGTATGGAAAGGAAGAGCTTCTTCACATTCTCCGCAGACAGGACTGGCGGGTAGATGTTGCCTTCATGTCCGCCAGCGGCAGCAACAAGATTGTCGCCCGGAAGCCACCCTGGTGGCAAACTCGTCAGATCCGGACGATGGCCGCTGCAGCATCCCTGGTGGCTCTGTCCTGGCCGGTTTCAGGCATTATTTCCCGGTCCCAGGCTCCCCAGTCCCCCGAAAATCTGCCAGAAACCTCTTCACAGGTCGATATCGAGGATCTGATAGAGAACTCGGAAACTTTTGCAATGACCCGCCGCAATAAGACCGGAAAAGAAATTGTTGTTCTGGCATCTGCCCCCTATCTGCATGATCCTGATGCGATTCTGAACCTGAAAGAGACACTTCCTTCCCGCTGGCGGATGAAGGAAACGGCGATAGAATTCTCGGGGCAAAACTATACTGTTTATTACGTACCACGATACCGGCCGCATTATGTTTCAAGTTATACACACGGGTTGTCGCCCAAACCCTGA